The sequence below is a genomic window from Candidatus Babeliales bacterium.
CTTCCAACGAACAGTCTGCGTTTAAGCGCATTATTAAGCCTTCAACCAGCGAGCCAAGTAGCACGTGTCCAAGACATTTACGATTTTTCTGATCAACCATGAGCGCTCCTTATCCAGGTATCAACGTTTTAACATTCTTTAACTAATACCACAAAAGCGACAACATGTAATCGTTCATGCGCCAAAGAAAGATGAATAGTAAACTTTGGCAGCTGCTTGCCAATTTTGCGTTCAAATGCTTGCCAGTCTACACAAAGCTGCGGAATCTCCCACGTTTGCTTAATAACCTGCACCTGCTTGCATAAAAATAAAAACGAAAAGGTCGTCTCAGTAAAGCCCAGCTGCACCAGTGCTGCACTCAGCGCTTTAAAAAAAGCCTCTTTGGCGGCAAAGCGCACCGCCAGTTTTTGCGCTTGATCATGAGCAGACAAACGTGCAAAACCGCATTCACTCAGCTCAGAGTCTGAAAATATTTTAGAAAGTTGTTCACGAGAAAAAGAAAGCCACGCGTTAAAGCGCGCAACTTGGGCAATATCAGTACCAACACCAACAATCATGCTTCTAGCTTTTGGTCCAATGAGCGATACATAATTGCCTCTTGAATATGCTTGCGGTCAATCTGCTCGCTTTGGTCCAAGTCGGCAATAGTACGCGCTATTTTTAAAATTTTATGATACCCACGCATGCTCAAGCCCAAACGGTCAAAAGCCAGCTTAACTACACTTTCTGCACCATCAGTCAACTTACAAAACTGCTCGATTTGTGTTGAACTCATAAACGCATTGCGCATGGCACCAAAGCGACGCTCTTGCAACACAACCGCGCCATTAACCAGCTCCAACATTTGAGCAGAGCTCATGCTTGCAAGCTCAACGCTCTTAATCTCTTCATAATTTACCGCAGAAACGTTGATATGCAAATCGATACGGTCCAACAACGGGCCAGAAAGCTTGCTGATATAATTTGAAATTTTTTGCTCAGTGCACACACATTTCTTTTTCTTGTCGCCATAATACCCACACGGGCACGGGTTAAGGGCTGCCACCAACAAAAAGTTGGCAGGGAACTCAACCGCGCAACTGGCACGCGAAATAAGCACTTTTTTATTTTCCAACGGCTCACGCAACACTTCAAGCGTTGGCCTGTTAAACTCTGTCAACTCGTCCAAAAATAAAACACCGTTGTGTGCCAAACTAATTTCGCCAGGTCGCGGGCTTGAGCCGCCACCAACCAAGCCAGCCTGCGAAATGGTATGATGCGGCGCACGAAATGGTCGATGCACCATCAATGAACTTTTGCCCAGCTGACCAGCAATGGAATAAATTTTTGTAGTTTCAATAATTTCATCAAACGACATCGGCGGCAAAATGGTAGCAAAGCGCTTGGCTAACATTGTTTTACCAGAGCCAGGCGGCCCAAGAAATAAAATATTATGCCTACCAGCTGCCGCAATTTGCAAAGCACGTTTGGCTAAAATTTGCCCTTTAACTTGATCAAAATCAAGCAGATGGTTTTGCAACGTTGTTTGAACATTGTCAAACGACGACGGCGTCGGTTCAATAGCGAGCTCGCCGCGCAAGTACGCAACCAGCTCTGGCAACGATTCAACGCCAATAATATCGATACCTTTAATTAAACTTGCTTCATGCGTATTTGCTTTGGGAATGATAATGCGTTTCTTACCGGCTTTAAGAGCACCATGCGCAATCGACAACACCCCTTTTACCGAGCGAATAGAACCATCCAGTGAAAGCTCGCCCAAAAACATGGTCTCAGCAATAAATGCCGGCGCAAGGTCAATCAGCTTGGCTGCTTGCAAAATGGCAACAGAAATAGGCACGTCAAAAAGAATATGCTCTTTTTTAAGCGAGGCTGGGGCAAGATTGACGGTAATCATACGCTCCGGCAGACGAATGCCGCTATTTTTTATAGCAGCGCGAATACGGTCTTTGCTTTCGTTAATTGCCTTGTCGGGCAAACCAACGATATAAAACTTGATCATACCAAAAGAAAGATCCGCTTCTACCTGAACCTCGTGAGCGTCGATACCGACCGTTGTTGCTGAATAAACTTTTGCGTGCATAATAATCAAAAAAAATTTCTTATGTGAAAACAAACAATACTTTTGCCGATAAATAAAGCAAAGTAGGTATAGCACTATTTTTTCTAATTTGCAAAAGATGTTGCTTGATCAAGATTTTTTGAGAGAAAGCTTACTCTACAAAGCCATGATTAACTTCAAACAATCTCACTATTTTTTTGCTAGAATAACCCATCTGAACTAAATGCCCAGGCGTACGCCCATCACTATCGGCAAGGCGGACATTGACACGCGCATAAAACAGCTGCTCTACCGCATAGTCATTATTAGATTCAACAGCAACGTGCAGGGGTGTTTTGCGCTTTGGATTAGCATTATCTTCTACATGAGCACCAAACAAAAGAAGCTGAAGAACAATCTTATTATTTTTAAGACGAATAGCCTCATGCAACGGCGTACCATTGATTCCCTGAATGTTAATATTTGCTCCAGACAAACACAACAATCGAACTTTCTGATAATCGTTATCACGAACTGCCTGCATTAAAGGATCTTGTTCTTCAAGCGGCGAAGGAGTGCGCGAAGCAACTCTTTTTAAAAGGCAGCAAAGGCTTCGCGAAGAGCTTATTTCTGAATCTTCATCATCTTCTGAACTTGTACCAAAAGATTCTACATCACTCCAATCATCACTTGAGCTAGCCCAACGCGAACTATGGCTCCAATAACTTGTATCATCAGAACTTGACTCATCAACAGGCCCGCACTCATTAAAACAATGCCCAGAAGATTCTTGTTCAAAGAAGCCTGTTGGACTTTTTACCATACCCTGCACACTTGAAAACCCACACAATAAAAGAAAAATTATTAGTAATCGCTGCATAACAATTCCTAGCGCTTCTCATTAAAAATATAAAAACAAAATAATATAACACAGAAGAATGCGTGAAAAACCACCAACCCCCAAACACAAAAAGAGTAAAGCACAACTGCTCTAGCTTTTTCAAGGGAAAGCAAGTTTATAGTTATTAGTCACTGAATTCAAGAGATATCATGCGCTCAAACTAAAAGAGCCCCACCAGAACAATCTGGTGGGGCTCTTAAAATTAACGTCTAAATGTTTAGGATTTTGCTGAACGCTTCTTAGAACGTTTTTTTGAATGCTTGTTAGAGTTTTTAGAACGCTGCTTAGAACTTGTACTAGGAACCGTTACCGCAGGTTTTGGAAACAATGCAATAATGTCTGGGTTCTCAAGAACTTCTGCCAAATGGGCAGGTGTATAGCCATTCTTGTCCATAAGATTTGTATTAGCTCCAGCTGCAAGCAATATACTAATCGCATAGACATTATCAGCTTCTACTGCAACATGCAATGGCGTTTTTCCGGTCAAAGCATCTAACTCATTCGGATCAGCACTTTTTTGAATAAATTGCACTACCAAATCATTCTTGCTACAAAAAATAGCTTCATGCAACGACATACACTCTATCTCTCCTGAATCTGGCGAACTTTTACCAGAAGACAAAGAAGATGGCGATGAGGAACCAGGAGTAAACGGCGTTGCTGTTCTCAAAAACGGCAATGGCGATGGTGATCGAGAAGAATTTGGCGACCTACGAGAAAACTTGCTCAATATTGAGTTTGTACCAGGAGAAGGAGTTCGCAATCTACAAGGACTCAAAACAGGGCTGGGCATCTCAATCTCAAGATCGTCTAAATTTGGCATAATGTATTGACTACTTAACGACGACGATGTTGATGGTTGACTGCTTGCACCAAAATTTGGTAATTGACCTACTCTTTGCTCCAAAAAACAATCAGAATCATCAAACTTTAGATTATGTAAAGCTGATTGCTCCCATTCCTTGCTGACAGCAACGGGTAAACTACTTGGCACAAACGATGCAGAAACGGGCAATTGCTCAGAAACAATCATCGAAGATGATGACGATTCAGGAGCTTGGCCACGAAAACTAGCCCAATCAAAATCTTTATCCGCTCGCCTCATACCCCCAAAGGAAGGTGCTGGTTCAGCCGATGGTTGACGTGATGAAGATGACGATTCAGTAGGCGTATCAAGAAAAGCAGCCCAATCAAAATTCTTAGGGCTTCGTTGCATAGCACTAAGATTGAACGATAAAGATAACACGGTAAAAAATATAAATAATTTCTTCATAGAAATAACCTCTCTTTATTATAACAAGAACAAACAAAAGCTACTGTTTGTATCAAGTACTACTGAACAACGTCCGTATTGTTTAGCAGCATGGTAAACATGTAGTAATCCAAATGCTTAAAAAACTCTTGATGAACAGGCAATCTCTTAAGACAAAGAGACATGATGTACTGAAACTAAAAGAGCCTCGCTCAGAATGAACTGAACAAGGCTCTTTGAACTTAAAATCTAATTTATAGTGCAAAATTAATTGCAAAATCAAATTTCAAATAACTGACGCTTAGCGACGTGAGAAACCACCGCGGTTACCGTTGCCATTGCTGTCACGGTTTTCACGGGATCTTGCTTCACTTACTTTAAGTGAACGTCCACCAACGTCTTTGTTGTTCAAATCTTGAACAGCTTGTCTTGCTTCGTCGGATGAAGACATTTCAACAAATGCAAAACCTCTGGAGTTGCCTGTGAATTTGTCTTTAACGATGTTTACGGACTCAACGTTGCCAACTTGTGCAAACAAGTCTCTCAATTCATTTTCTGTAACTGAGTAACCAACGTTACCAACGAACAATTTGCGATTATTCATAACAATCTTCTCTGGAAATACGACTAACACAATATACCTACACGCCTCTTTGCCACATATCTTAAACATAAAAAATGGAACTTGACCAAAGAACTGATCTAGAAACATTCTCTTGAAGAACACACATGTAAAAGAGACTACATAGTCAGAGTGACACATCCAAAGCTAAATGTCAATTAATAACCGGCCCTCTTTTTCTCAGACCCCTCACAAATCAAGCATTTTAGCGAAATTATGACCAGGATTTAAAAGAATATTTAAATAGCCTCGAGAGAGCGTTTTAACACGAGAAAACCCTATTTTTTTCAAAAAATCATGTATTTTTGCCATTCCAGGCCCTGGTAAGGCCTGTGGGTCCTTAAGCTCAATTTCAACAAAACTGCCCAATTTGGGCAATTCATCAAAAGCCACCTCAAATTCTCCAACTCGACAGACCGTACGGCGCTTTTCTACAATAAGCCGCACAATGTAGCCCAGCGACAAAAAGAGGTCCATCATTGCCTGGCCGTCAACCACCTGAGTTTCGCACTCCTGGCATGAAACAATTGCCTCTAACTGCTCGTCAAAGGTACGTACCTTACTGGTCACAAAAGCCTGCTGGCCGGCTTGGCGCACCCGTACCAGCTTGGC
It includes:
- a CDS encoding RNA-binding protein; the encoded protein is MNNRKLFVGNVGYSVTENELRDLFAQVGNVESVNIVKDKFTGNSRGFAFVEMSSSDEARQAVQDLNNKDVGGRSLKVSEARSRENRDSNGNGNRGGFSRR
- a CDS encoding ankyrin repeat domain-containing protein; amino-acid sequence: MQRLLIIFLLLCGFSSVQGMVKSPTGFFEQESSGHCFNECGPVDESSSDDTSYWSHSSRWASSSDDWSDVESFGTSSEDDEDSEISSSRSLCCLLKRVASRTPSPLEEQDPLMQAVRDNDYQKVRLLCLSGANINIQGINGTPLHEAIRLKNNKIVLQLLLFGAHVEDNANPKRKTPLHVAVESNNDYAVEQLFYARVNVRLADSDGRTPGHLVQMGYSSKKIVRLFEVNHGFVE
- a CDS encoding 4'-phosphopantetheinyl transferase superfamily protein; amino-acid sequence: MIVGVGTDIAQVARFNAWLSFSREQLSKIFSDSELSECGFARLSAHDQAQKLAVRFAAKEAFFKALSAALVQLGFTETTFSFLFLCKQVQVIKQTWEIPQLCVDWQAFERKIGKQLPKFTIHLSLAHERLHVVAFVVLVKEC
- a CDS encoding YifB family Mg chelatase-like AAA ATPase, which translates into the protein MIIMHAKVYSATTVGIDAHEVQVEADLSFGMIKFYIVGLPDKAINESKDRIRAAIKNSGIRLPERMITVNLAPASLKKEHILFDVPISVAILQAAKLIDLAPAFIAETMFLGELSLDGSIRSVKGVLSIAHGALKAGKKRIIIPKANTHEASLIKGIDIIGVESLPELVAYLRGELAIEPTPSSFDNVQTTLQNHLLDFDQVKGQILAKRALQIAAAGRHNILFLGPPGSGKTMLAKRFATILPPMSFDEIIETTKIYSIAGQLGKSSLMVHRPFRAPHHTISQAGLVGGGSSPRPGEISLAHNGVLFLDELTEFNRPTLEVLREPLENKKVLISRASCAVEFPANFLLVAALNPCPCGYYGDKKKKCVCTEQKISNYISKLSGPLLDRIDLHINVSAVNYEEIKSVELASMSSAQMLELVNGAVVLQERRFGAMRNAFMSSTQIEQFCKLTDGAESVVKLAFDRLGLSMRGYHKILKIARTIADLDQSEQIDRKHIQEAIMYRSLDQKLEA
- a CDS encoding class IV adenylate cyclase — encoded protein: MKIYEVEMKLQLDAEQMALMHAWLAQHTQLEPTQMLHDYYFDNPYESFFFDSPHGFIEYAKLVRVRQAGQQAFVTSKVRTFDEQLEAIVSCQECETQVVDGQAMMDLFLSLGYIVRLIVEKRRTVCRVGEFEVAFDELPKLGSFVEIELKDPQALPGPGMAKIHDFLKKIGFSRVKTLSRGYLNILLNPGHNFAKMLDL
- a CDS encoding ankyrin repeat domain-containing protein, translated to MKKLFIFFTVLSLSFNLSAMQRSPKNFDWAAFLDTPTESSSSSRQPSAEPAPSFGGMRRADKDFDWASFRGQAPESSSSSMIVSEQLPVSASFVPSSLPVAVSKEWEQSALHNLKFDDSDCFLEQRVGQLPNFGASSQPSTSSSLSSQYIMPNLDDLEIEMPSPVLSPCRLRTPSPGTNSILSKFSRRSPNSSRSPSPLPFLRTATPFTPGSSSPSSLSSGKSSPDSGEIECMSLHEAIFCSKNDLVVQFIQKSADPNELDALTGKTPLHVAVEADNVYAISILLAAGANTNLMDKNGYTPAHLAEVLENPDIIALFPKPAVTVPSTSSKQRSKNSNKHSKKRSKKRSAKS